tcttcttcctctactactactactactactactactactacttctactactactactactactactactactactactactactactactacttctactactactactactagtactactactagtactactactagtactactactagtactactactagtagtactactactactactactagtactactactactacgactacgactaccactaccactaccaccactaccactactactactaccactactactactaccaccactaccactacgaccaccgctactactactactactactactactactactactactactactactactactactactactactactactactactactactactactactacaacaacaacaactactactacttcttcttcttcttcttcttcttcttcttcttcttcttcttcttcttctactactactactactactactactactactactactactactactactactactactactactactacttctactactactactactactactagtaccactactgctactactacttctactactactactactactactagtactactattactactactactactactactactactactactactactactactactactactactactactactacttcttcttcttcttcgccttcttcgtcttcttcttcttcttcttctactactactactactactacgactaccactacgactacgactaccactaccactaccactaccactacaaataccactaccactaccactaccaccaccactactactactactactactactactactactacaactactacttcttcttcttcttcttctacaactactactactatcactaccagtaccactactactactacttctactactactactactactactactactacttctactactactactactagtacaaatacttctactactactactactactactactactactactactactactacttcttcttcttcttcttcttcttctactactactagtactactactactactagtacaagtactagtactactactagtactagaactactattactactactgctactactactgctactactactgctactactactactactaccactacgactaccactaccactaccactaccactaccactaccactaccactaacactaccactaccactaccaccaccaccaccacgacaactactactactactactactactactactactactactacttctactaccactactaccactactactaccactactactactactactactactactactactactactactactactactactactactactactactactattactattactacaacaacaacaacaactactactactacttcttcttcttcttcttcttcttctactactactactactactactactgctgctactactactactactactactactactactactactactactactactactactactactactactactactactactactagtaccactactactactactactactactagtactactattactactactactattactactactactagtattacaactactactactactagtactactactactactactactactactacttcttcttcttcgccttcttcgtcttcttcttcttcttcttcttcttctactacaactactactactacgactaccactaccactaacactaccactaccactaccactaacactaccactaccactaccactacgactaccactaccactaccactaccactaccactacaaataccactacgactaccactaccactaccactaccactactaccactaccactactactactactactactactactactactactactacaacaacaacaacaacaactactacttcttcttcttcttcttcttctacaactactactactaacacTACTagtaccagtaccagtaccaccactactactactactactactagtactactactactattactactactactactactattactactaccactaccactaccactacgactaccactaccactaccactaccaatacaaataccagtaccactaccactaccactaccactaccactaccactaccactaccactaccactaccaccactactactactactactacttctactactactactactagtactactactactactactactactactaccactactagtactactactactactactactactactactattactactactactactataactactactactactagtactactactactactactacaacaacaactacaactacttcttcttcttcttcttcttcttcaactactactactaccactaccagtaccagtac
This genomic stretch from Hordeum vulgare subsp. vulgare chromosome 6H, MorexV3_pseudomolecules_assembly, whole genome shotgun sequence harbors:
- the LOC123405420 gene encoding uncharacterized protein DDB_G0271670-like, with the translated sequence SSTSSSSSCNTSSSSNSSSSNSSTSSSSSSSSGTSSSSSSSSSSSSSSSSSSSSSSSSSSSSSSSSSSSSSRRRRRRRRSSSSSCCCCCSNSNSSSSSSSSSSSSSSSSSSSSSSSSGSSSGSSGSRSSSSSSSSSSSSSSSSSSSSSSSSSSSSSSSSSSSSNSSTSSSSSSSRSSSSSSGTSSSSSSSRSSSSSSSSSSSSSSSSSSSSSGSRSRSSSSTSSSSSSTTSSSTSSSTSSSTSSSTSSSSSRSSSSSSSSSSSSSSSSRSSSSSSSSSSSTTSSSSYSSSSSSNSSSSSSSSSSTSSGSSSSSSSSSSSSSTSSTSSSSSSRSSSSSSSSSSSSSSSGSGSGSSNSSSSTSSNSSSSTSSSSSSSSSSSSSSTSSSSSCNTSSSSNSSSSNSSSSSSSSSSRSSSSSSGTSSSSSSSSSSSSSSSSSSSSSSSSSSRRRRRRRRRSSSSSCCCCCSNSNSSSSSSSSSSSSSSSRSSSSSSRSSSSSSSSSSSSRSSSSSSSSSSSSSSSSSSSSSSSSSSS